Proteins from a genomic interval of Vibrio casei:
- a CDS encoding helix-turn-helix domain-containing protein: protein MAFQSDDSDQTLTPLNLGQRLKDIRLQMGLTLEEASKRTGLARSTLSKMENGQISPTFQALQKLATGLDMPIPQIFEPPKQASAVGRRDITFADQGKPHPTTTYEHELLATQLSNKRMVPFKSRIRSRSFDDYQEWIRHDGEEFLLVLEGEVRFYCEFYEPVELKEGDSVYYDASMGHTLISVSEKDALILWVTAK, encoded by the coding sequence ATGGCATTTCAGTCAGACGACTCAGATCAAACATTAACGCCATTGAATTTAGGGCAGCGTTTAAAAGATATTCGTTTGCAAATGGGGCTAACGCTTGAAGAGGCGAGTAAGCGGACAGGTTTAGCTCGCTCTACTTTATCGAAAATGGAAAATGGGCAGATTTCACCTACTTTCCAAGCATTGCAAAAATTAGCTACTGGGTTAGATATGCCTATTCCACAAATCTTTGAACCGCCAAAGCAAGCTAGTGCTGTCGGGCGCAGGGATATTACATTCGCGGATCAAGGTAAGCCTCACCCAACTACAACATATGAGCATGAGCTACTTGCTACCCAACTTTCGAATAAACGTATGGTGCCGTTTAAAAGCCGCATTCGATCTCGTTCGTTTGATGATTACCAAGAATGGATTCGCCATGATGGGGAAGAGTTTTTATTGGTGCTAGAGGGGGAAGTGCGCTTCTACTGTGAATTCTATGAACCAGTGGAATTGAAAGAAGGAGACAGTGTTTATTACGACGCGAGCATGGGCCACACCTTAATTTCGGTTAGTGAAAAGGATGCATTAATTCTGTGGGTGACAGCAAAATAA
- a CDS encoding sugar O-acetyltransferase — MTEFEKMLQGEDFDGMDASVSDVRTKTAKLKLQFNQSITIAEQQAILGQMLGQLGEESIITPPFQCEFGKPISIGKNTFLNMNVIMLDNAPITIGDHVLIGPNVQFCTASHSLDFESRRRWETFSKPIVVEDDVWIGGNSVILQGVTIGARAVIAANSVVNKDVPPDSLYGGTPAKLIRKIEPSAD, encoded by the coding sequence ATGACTGAATTTGAAAAAATGCTGCAAGGAGAGGATTTTGATGGCATGGATGCCAGTGTTTCGGATGTACGTACCAAAACAGCCAAATTGAAGCTGCAATTCAATCAATCAATTACCATTGCAGAGCAGCAAGCTATTCTAGGACAAATGCTCGGCCAACTTGGTGAAGAAAGTATTATTACCCCACCATTTCAGTGTGAGTTTGGTAAGCCGATTTCTATAGGTAAGAATACCTTTCTCAACATGAATGTTATCATGCTGGATAACGCGCCGATCACCATTGGAGATCATGTTCTTATTGGGCCTAACGTTCAGTTTTGTACTGCCAGTCATTCCCTTGATTTTGAAAGCCGTCGTCGTTGGGAAACGTTTAGTAAACCCATTGTGGTAGAAGATGATGTCTGGATTGGTGGTAATAGTGTGATCTTACAAGGCGTCACGATTGGTGCTCGTGCTGTTATTGCGGCAAACTCAGTGGTGAATAAAGATGTTCCACCGGATAGCTTATATGGCGGAACTCCAGCTAAGTTAATTCGCAAAATTGAACCATCGGCCGATTAG
- the gcvH gene encoding glycine cleavage system protein GcvH, with protein MDMTLKFTESHEWVRDNGDGTVTIGISEHAQEMLGDVVFVDLPEVGDTIDAGDSFSLVESVKAASDIYAPVTGEIVEINEDLEDSPELINSESYEGGWIAKIKLDDPSELDNLQAAEDYLASIEED; from the coding sequence ATGGACATGACTCTAAAATTTACCGAAAGCCACGAGTGGGTTCGTGATAATGGTGATGGTACCGTAACCATCGGTATTTCTGAGCACGCTCAAGAAATGTTAGGCGACGTCGTATTTGTGGATCTACCAGAAGTAGGCGACACCATCGACGCTGGCGACAGTTTTTCTTTAGTTGAATCGGTAAAAGCCGCGTCTGATATTTATGCTCCTGTAACGGGTGAAATCGTTGAAATCAACGAAGACCTAGAAGACAGCCCAGAACTGATTAACAGCGAGTCTTATGAAGGCGGTTGGATTGCAAAAATCAAACTAGATGACCCTTCTGAACTTGATAACCTTCAAGCTGCTGAAGATTATCTTGCAAGCATCGAAGAAGATTAA
- a CDS encoding alanine/glycine:cation symporter family protein → MEALTNFIAAINGVVWGVPMLVMILGVGLFLMLGLRFMPILKLPQGFKLLWNGRTSSSEGDITPFNALMTSLSATIGTGNIAGVATAIALGGPGALFWMWCTALVGMATKYSEAVCAVTYREKDEHGNYVGGPMYYIKNGLSKKWAWLGTLFAIFGAIAGFGIGNGVQANSVADALDSNFGVSPVITGLVMMVLVGLVLIGGIKRISEVAGKLVPLMALFYIVAGLGVMIAHISDIPAAFALIIESAFSPVAAQGGFAGAAVWAAIRFGVARGVFSNEAGLGSAPIAHAAAKTKNPVKQGLVAMLGTFIDTIIVCSITGFAIILSGEWMSGETGASLTSSAFGSTFSFGNVIVAIALAIFAFTTILGWSFYCEKCVQFLFGAKAIKPFRIVWVLAVPVGAMSSLNFIWLLADTMNAMMAIPNLIALVLLSPVVFKLTRDYFSGKDVTIKETTD, encoded by the coding sequence ATGGAAGCGTTAACCAATTTTATTGCTGCAATTAATGGCGTGGTATGGGGTGTTCCCATGCTGGTCATGATCTTAGGGGTTGGGCTGTTTTTAATGCTCGGCCTAAGATTTATGCCAATTTTAAAATTGCCGCAAGGTTTTAAGTTGTTATGGAATGGGCGTACCAGTTCATCGGAAGGGGATATTACACCGTTTAATGCATTGATGACGTCACTTTCTGCCACTATAGGTACCGGTAATATTGCGGGTGTGGCAACGGCTATCGCTTTAGGTGGCCCGGGGGCGTTATTCTGGATGTGGTGTACGGCTCTAGTTGGCATGGCAACTAAGTATTCAGAAGCGGTGTGTGCTGTTACTTATCGTGAAAAAGATGAACATGGTAATTATGTCGGTGGTCCGATGTATTACATCAAAAACGGTTTGTCGAAAAAGTGGGCGTGGCTGGGTACCCTATTTGCCATTTTTGGCGCGATTGCCGGTTTTGGTATTGGTAACGGTGTACAGGCAAACTCAGTGGCTGATGCACTTGACAGTAACTTTGGTGTCTCTCCAGTGATCACTGGTCTTGTTATGATGGTACTGGTTGGTCTCGTGCTGATTGGTGGGATTAAGCGCATTTCTGAGGTGGCGGGTAAGCTGGTTCCTCTCATGGCGCTGTTTTATATCGTTGCTGGTTTAGGGGTAATGATTGCTCATATTTCAGATATTCCAGCTGCGTTTGCTTTGATCATTGAAAGTGCCTTTAGCCCAGTGGCAGCACAAGGTGGTTTTGCGGGTGCAGCAGTTTGGGCAGCAATTCGTTTTGGTGTGGCTCGTGGTGTGTTTTCCAATGAAGCCGGTCTAGGTTCTGCGCCGATTGCTCACGCAGCGGCAAAAACTAAGAACCCAGTGAAACAAGGTTTGGTTGCGATGCTGGGAACCTTTATCGATACCATTATTGTTTGTTCGATTACTGGTTTTGCGATCATTTTGTCTGGCGAATGGATGTCGGGTGAAACAGGTGCATCGCTAACGTCAAGCGCATTTGGTAGCACCTTCTCATTTGGTAATGTGATTGTGGCTATTGCGTTGGCTATTTTTGCGTTCACTACTATTTTGGGGTGGAGTTTCTATTGTGAGAAATGTGTCCAATTCCTATTTGGTGCCAAAGCGATTAAACCGTTTCGTATTGTATGGGTACTTGCCGTGCCAGTCGGTGCGATGAGCTCATTAAACTTTATTTGGTTACTGGCCGATACCATGAACGCAATGATGGCGATTCCAAACTTAATTGCGTTGGTGTTACTAAGCCCAGTGGTATTTAAATTAACTCGTGACTATTTCTCAGGGAAAGATGTCACTATCAAAGAAACCACTGATTAA
- the gcvT gene encoding glycine cleavage system aminomethyltransferase GcvT, which translates to MTDQDTCLKTPLHAVHLDAGAKMVPFAGYDMPVQYPLGVKKEHLHTRDAAGLFDVSHMGQLRLKGQGTAAALEALVPVDIIDLPSGKQRYAFFTNEQGGIMDDLMVANLGDHLFVVVNAACKDQDIAHLQANLPQGIELEVIEDRALLALQGPKAAEVLARFQPQVADMLFMDVKVIDIDGVECIVSRSGYTGEDGYEISIPSDQAAEFANKLTACEEVEWIGLGARDSLRLECGLCLYGHDLDTTTTPVEASLLWGISKPRRADGERAGGFPGADIILKQIETKDVARKRVGLVGQTKAPVREGCKLFDAQDNEIGIVTSGTAGPTAGKPVSMAYVATEFAVIGTEIFADVRGKKLPMTVEKMPFVPQRYYRG; encoded by the coding sequence ATGACCGATCAAGATACATGTTTGAAAACGCCGTTACATGCGGTTCACCTTGACGCTGGTGCGAAAATGGTGCCATTTGCAGGTTACGATATGCCTGTTCAGTATCCGCTTGGCGTAAAAAAGGAACACTTGCATACTCGTGATGCAGCGGGTCTTTTTGATGTATCCCACATGGGGCAATTACGCTTAAAAGGGCAAGGTACTGCAGCGGCGTTAGAAGCATTAGTACCGGTTGATATTATCGATCTTCCATCGGGTAAACAGCGTTATGCGTTTTTTACCAATGAGCAAGGCGGTATTATGGATGATCTGATGGTGGCAAACCTCGGTGATCATTTATTTGTTGTGGTGAATGCGGCGTGTAAAGATCAAGATATTGCACATTTACAAGCCAATCTACCGCAAGGTATCGAGCTTGAAGTGATTGAAGATCGTGCGTTGTTGGCTCTACAAGGACCAAAAGCGGCGGAAGTATTGGCTCGCTTTCAACCACAAGTGGCTGACATGTTGTTTATGGATGTGAAAGTGATCGATATTGATGGTGTAGAATGCATTGTTAGTCGCTCAGGCTACACCGGTGAAGATGGCTATGAAATTTCGATTCCGAGCGATCAAGCTGCTGAGTTTGCCAACAAATTAACTGCTTGTGAAGAAGTCGAGTGGATTGGCTTAGGCGCACGTGACTCACTACGTTTAGAGTGTGGTTTGTGCTTATATGGTCATGATCTTGATACGACCACCACACCTGTTGAGGCAAGTTTGTTGTGGGGCATCAGCAAACCACGTCGCGCTGACGGTGAGCGTGCGGGTGGTTTCCCCGGTGCAGATATCATCTTAAAGCAAATCGAAACTAAAGACGTTGCTCGTAAGCGTGTTGGTTTAGTAGGGCAAACCAAAGCGCCCGTTCGTGAAGGTTGTAAGCTGTTTGATGCGCAAGATAATGAAATTGGCATTGTGACCAGTGGCACCGCAGGACCAACTGCAGGTAAACCTGTTTCAATGGCGTATGTTGCCACTGAGTTTGCCGTTATTGGCACTGAAATTTTTGCGGATGTACGTGGTAAGAAACTACCAATGACAGTCGAAAAAATGCCGTTCGTACCACAGCGTTATTATCGCGGTTAA